In a genomic window of Candidatus Thiothrix sulfatifontis:
- a CDS encoding alpha-D-ribose 1-methylphosphonate 5-triphosphate diphosphatase, with amino-acid sequence MSPLLLTHARVVFAQEVRDDVAILIDNGIIAAIDPEAVGNTRTLDLSGHLLIPGMIDLHCDALEKEVEPRPGVHFPLDFSCAQADKRNAMAGITTVFHALSFANHELGVRNNSFAAEIARAVYAWQAHALVDNRVHVRYEVTDETAPPVLSDLLKHGHGHLLSFMDHSPGQGQFQDVASYRAYLARSYKTSDTELDALLANKQSAAEGAMARMSALAAVAREHGVSIASHDDDSVEKVDALASLGAVISEFPTNLAAAQAARARGMATLFGAPNILRGKSQSGNMRALDAVLEGVVDCLCGDYSAAALLPSVMKLPELAGIGLADAISLVTHNPARAAGLTDRGEIALGKRADLVAVKYLGGLPQADRVWVAGVAALSAHFDHA; translated from the coding sequence ATGAGCCCTCTACTTTTGACCCATGCCCGTGTCGTTTTCGCCCAAGAGGTGCGTGACGACGTGGCCATTTTGATCGATAACGGCATCATTGCGGCGATTGACCCCGAAGCGGTGGGCAACACCCGCACGCTTGACCTCTCCGGACACCTGTTAATCCCCGGCATGATTGACCTGCACTGTGATGCGCTTGAAAAAGAAGTTGAACCCCGCCCAGGCGTTCACTTTCCTCTGGATTTTTCCTGCGCCCAGGCCGACAAACGCAATGCCATGGCTGGCATCACCACGGTGTTTCACGCCCTGTCGTTTGCCAATCATGAGCTGGGCGTGCGGAACAATAGTTTTGCCGCAGAGATTGCTCGCGCAGTTTACGCATGGCAGGCGCACGCACTGGTAGACAACAGGGTACATGTTCGTTACGAGGTCACGGATGAGACCGCTCCTCCGGTGTTGTCAGATCTTCTGAAGCACGGCCATGGGCACTTGCTGTCCTTCATGGACCACAGTCCCGGGCAGGGGCAGTTCCAGGACGTAGCCTCCTACCGTGCCTACCTAGCACGCAGCTACAAGACCTCCGATACAGAGTTGGATGCGTTGCTAGCCAACAAGCAGTCCGCCGCCGAAGGGGCAATGGCGCGTATGTCCGCTCTTGCAGCAGTAGCTCGTGAGCATGGCGTGTCAATTGCCAGCCACGACGACGATAGCGTTGAGAAGGTCGATGCGCTGGCGAGCCTGGGTGCTGTTATCTCGGAGTTTCCAACGAATCTGGCTGCTGCCCAGGCAGCGCGTGCGCGTGGCATGGCGACGCTTTTTGGTGCACCCAACATCCTGCGCGGGAAGTCACAGTCGGGCAACATGCGCGCGCTGGACGCGGTGCTCGAAGGTGTGGTCGATTGCCTGTGCGGCGACTACTCGGCTGCAGCGCTGCTGCCGTCAGTGATGAAGTTACCCGAGCTGGCTGGCATTGGCCTGGCTGATGCCATCAGTTTGGTGACCCACAACCCAGCGCGTGCTGCGGGGCTCACTGACCGGGGTGAAATCGCCCTCGGCAAGCGGGCGGATCTGGTGGCGGTCAAATATCTGGGTGGCTTGCCACAGGCCGATCGGGTTTGGGTGGCTGGGGTGGCAGCGCTGTCGGCGCACTTCGACCATGCGTGA
- the phnN gene encoding phosphonate metabolism protein/1,5-bisphosphokinase (PRPP-forming) PhnN — MNARVIYVVGASGSGKDSLMSYARNSLANESQVVFSHRYITRAADAGGENHVALTQEEFDSRRRAGLMAMHWESHGHSYGIGIEVNQWLAKGITVVVNGSREYLETAAQRYPELMPVWVEVSPEVLRARLQARGRECAEEIEKRLARATQSQPLGRRGEVIRNDGELRVAGDTLVDLIRHCSGAPPVLQSDRQKMGDSEAVPCA, encoded by the coding sequence ATGAATGCACGTGTGATCTATGTCGTGGGTGCCTCGGGAAGCGGCAAAGATAGTCTGATGAGCTATGCGAGGAATAGCCTGGCCAACGAGAGCCAGGTGGTGTTTTCCCATCGCTACATCACCCGGGCTGCGGATGCTGGCGGGGAAAACCACGTTGCATTGACGCAAGAGGAATTCGATTCCCGCCGCAGGGCTGGTTTGATGGCCATGCATTGGGAAAGCCATGGTCACTCCTATGGCATCGGGATTGAAGTCAATCAATGGCTGGCAAAAGGCATCACGGTGGTGGTGAATGGGTCGCGGGAATATCTTGAAACGGCAGCACAGCGCTATCCCGAGCTAATGCCAGTATGGGTTGAGGTGTCGCCAGAGGTGCTGCGTGCGCGGTTGCAAGCGCGCGGCCGTGAGTGTGCAGAAGAGATCGAGAAGCGCCTGGCGCGTGCGACCCAAAGCCAGCCTTTGGGTCGCCGTGGCGAGGTTATCCGCAACGATGGCGAACTACGGGTGGCCGGTGACACGCTGGTGGACTTGATTCGCCATTGCAGTGGCGCGCCCCCTGTGTTGCAAAGCGACCGACAAAAAATGGGTGACAGCGAGGCTGTGCCATGCGCGTAA